The window GAAGATCTCATTTCTGtgacattattttcttttgcttaATCTCGTCaggattgtttaaataatttctcgttACCGAGAGTGCATTCGTCATTGTCTTAAGCTCGTCGTGACGAGTTTCAGAAAGGTGACGAGCAGTGATGGTCTCTGTTGTTAATCGCGTTAATTGTTGTCGATAATTTTCTTCCCGTTCCATCGCTTTGTCCCATGCTTCTTCTCTAGCGATTATGGTGTCCCTTAGGGTTTGCATGTCCTTCTCTAATACTTCCAGCTCGGATCTATCGCGATGTAGAGAAAGAAGAATACTCAAATATTCTTATAATTTTACGAGGAAaaacttttcaattaaaaaagtttACTTGGTAATGGTAACGGTGGGTGGTTGTTTCTCACAACTTTCCAATTTCTTTCGACATCCCATGCACACCGCCCAAACTTGTACCCCTCGATCGATCCTCGGTATATTGGTAGTCGAGGTTGCATTTGCTTTCAGCATGCAcgcattttttttctaaaaagaaaGTCAAATTTCAGCTTGAAAACGTAAGGCAAGGGTAAACATTTGTATACACTGGCTTCCGCTTCCTTCTTCATTTCTTCCAGCTTCAATTTATTACAGTCGAGTTCCTCTTGAAGAGACGTTATCTTTTTTTCGAGCCCCCTCACCTCGTCCTGTTCCTCTTCCAATCTTGCAAATAAATATCACGATAGATAGAAATATAGAACAgagaataaattaatgaaatcattgaatttcaatttctctcGAAGCAATACAATCTTCTTTTacacctttttctttctttctgagtgaaaattatttgaagGTAGAATATATGATaatgatatttcaattattaaatatgtgTGAACAGATAGGATGAAAATACGTTAAAGAGATAAAGTTGATCCTCTCATCGCTGaaaatgttatttcattttctacatgTATAAAGCACACGAAATTTTCAATCGCTAATGAAACTCTGAAAATTCCTCTCTGTTTAAAACCTTtccgtctcaacattttgtaatattattttagtaaATATTCATGGAGGTAAAGTTTCTATAAAATTCCATGGAGAAATGATTTCTTTCAAATCAAAGTTCTGGTTATCTCGATCAGAAAAGAACACAATACATACCACGAAGAACAATTTTTCaagttaatttttttacaaattacTACGAAAGCATCCTTTTTATCGATTCTTGTATGGAAGCTGGAGCGAATATGAATTAATCTTGTCCATTAATTCTCACCGGGACATGAGAGCTTTGTTCTCGGTGATAAGCTTCTGATTACGTGTTTGCATCACAATATTACTGTTCTCGAGAAACTTGATTTTCGTTTGCATTTTCTCGATTGCGAGCTGGTCTCCGTGTATCGTCGTTTCCTGTTTGTACGTGGCTCTTGGAGTATGTATTCGAGGATCCGAGAACGTTGGTTCACCCTTGCCTGAGAAGAAAAATTGTAGATTAGATTAATATCTATTTAAAATCGAAGAGAGTAGaatctataaaaatataaataatactttaggcaataaattgtaagaaatctACGAATTACAAGATTGTACCACGATGGCGTCAGCACTTTTTGATCGAACATTATAGTCGTAAAGCGAAAGGATCAAAGTACAGTTGAATCTCTGCTATCTGACTGTTCATCATTTTATTATCCAGTTAGTAATTATACGTTTAATTCACTGAACGCGTATCTCGTGCGATGGAATTTTAGCCCGTTAGCTATTAAGCTATTAAACAACGATCATCGTATGAAATCACCATTAATATTCCTTTCGCTTCAACCATTTTTAAAATCAATGAATAACATTTTTTGCTTGATGATATATCGATGCCTGGAGTTTCTTTATAAAGGATACCCAGTTTAAACCCTAAACAGAATATCTGAATGCACCCTCCTCCTTAAAGAATTAATGTCTGACGCGTCAAAAGCAGCAGTGTTGTAAAAACGTTTGAAAAATAAAGTAGCAAGTCGATAGGGAAATAGCTGGTAGCTTGCGTCAGTAACGGAATAGGAAATCGCacataaaatcattttcttttcagcATACGTGCACGTGCATACATTTACAGAAGTTAAATCATCTGCCTGAAAGGATCGCTTTGGAGAGCAAACTTTTCCTTTGAGAGTTCCATATTACCTGGCGTGGGTGTTTCGACGTTGTTCCCTTGAAACTCGTGCATCCTCCAGCCGGCGCAATATCCTACGAGTCAAAAGTACACGATTCATTCGCAGTGATCGAATTAATTTCGTTAACGATCAGTACAGCTCTAAAAGTGAATAAACCGGCatgtaaattgtaattaacgttgcGTACCACTTCGATAGGTATCCGCCGTTTGATTTCGTGGGTTATAGGAAGAGGAAACGAAACGATTGCATTGGCCATCATAGTAGCTTCTATCTCTTGACGGATCTGACGACTGATAGTGGACACAAGACATTTTCTAAAtacaattgttataaaaaaatcTAACGGATATTTCAGATTGTTATTGTATACGAGTAGGTTCTGTCAGAGACAAATGTGCCTTCATCACTCTGAAATTTTCTCTAACGATCCGGATCGATCGTTCATCATTTGTTTAAAGTCAAATAGAATGAATCGAATGGAATTGAAAGATAAAATTACTACTGCAATTGGAATCGTACCTAAATCAATTACAATTTACAACGGGATAGATGAACGCATTAATTAAGTCCTGAAAATTCGAAACTGATCGAAAGCTGATACGATAGCTTGTTAAAACTGAAGGATTCTGTACAGATTCTGAACATCGATACTCCATCTACTCGAATAGAATGAAATTACAAACAATAAACCTTTTCATCCGGAAAGCTCATTATTATAATCTCTTTCAATGATCTATCATTTTCGATTGAAAACAGATCACTTTGCATATTTCATAAATCATCCTCGAAACTCAATGTGATATTTAAGTTACGATGAATGACCGGCATCGGGGCATACACGATTCCGAGGGGTTTATCGTGCAAGATCGTTCTGGTCAGGATACGAGTAAATAAGTGACAATGAGAAAGGCGATACGATCGTTCCAGTGGCATCTCCGACATATCGTGGCGCCGGTTGGTCGCTGGATTTTACAGCTGGTACAGAGCGTAGGCCGTAAAAGGAAATGGAGGAAGgcgaagaaattttatttctcttcggCGTGTGCCGTCTTTTTACTCGCGATTCAACGCACACGGTGTCCGTGCGCGTGTACGGGACGGTGTCGTCAAGAATTTACGAGCTCGAAAACCGCGTCGGGATGACCGTGCGGAATTATGTAAAGTTGAAGGGAAAGCGGGTGGTTCGTGACAATTCAAGCACGCGATCGATGTGTTAATCGATCGAATAGCTAATGATTAAGGCGAGAATAAATCTTATAAAAATTGCCATTATGCAAATAAATAGAAGAAGTTAATTTTGTCTAAGTCAGTGTCGTGCTCCCTTAAGAGAAATCCTGAGATGAAGGATGACAGCTGGCTGTCGCAGTAAATAAAGTAACTGGTTGCGAATTCGAAGGTCTTCCGTTCAATTCCCGACGTTGACAGTGCCTATTTTTCACGAATCGTTCCATAATTTACGACGCGCTCCTTCCAAAACGTCTTCGACGTCTTCCCATTCGAATCTTCTGTTTGATGTTTCGATGAAATAAGGATGTATAAGATGAAGTAATTTCACGCATCGTAGACGAGTTTATTCGACAGTATGTACAAATTATATTCTCCGTCAATGAAAATATGAACGTGGTAACAAGACATACAGGCTTATCATcttttttccctttctcttttcttaaatacaatagaataaataataattagacgAATTACAAATACAATACCATCTaccgttctttaaacgattacaCAACTTTCCAGCGAATTGTTTTCCACTTTAACACAGTTACACACGCTCTGTGTTTCGAATTTCAAGCAGCGATAGGGTATGAAAACCTGGAAAAACTCGAGTTATCGACACATTTTAGATACAAAACGTAAACGACTGACAAactatttgtttttattttatcaaaaattgatACGTTATGGGGATGAATGTGAGATGAATGTAGGAGAAAGTTGTTTTAATTGGACCACTGTTGTTTCGAATCCAAATTCGAAAACCTTCACTTATGGTCTTCTATTTCCATGTCGCGTCTTCCTAAAGGGTAGTTTATGTCCACAACGGAATAGCCGATGATGAACGACTCGACGTTCGGTTTAGCTGTACAAAACGATGTTTAGGCATCGAGAAATTGTAGCACTGTTAAATGTTGATTGATCGCGAGCATAATTAGAGGCTCGAGGCGAGGCATTTTCGCGAAGAACGCAACCGATGGAATACACATTTATGGTCGCATACgtaatgtatatatacacaGAAGCTGTCGTTCATTcgttatgtatatatgtacatgttaTACTTTTGAGCGTATCATTTTCCACGTAGGCTGATCGATTGCCAGGCTAATGTTCCTTTCATCCCCCAGAATCTTTGTGAACGGGTGCTTTATTCCATGGAATCACCATTTTTATATGATTGTTCGTTAAATCGAATTTCTGTTCCAGACTTTTACGATGTCGCTTCGAAGGTCTTAGAATTAGGGCACCTGTTAACCCTAACAACGTTGTATCAGCCAAAGGACTTTTGAACGGTAGTGTAACTTATACCTggaattttgtataataattgaattgttCGAGTTGGATCACTGTGCGATGGAAGATGAAAGACATTTATTTGCCGACACAGAAGACCAGGCCTGAAATACTGATTAcgtaaatagaaaatctatttTACACATACAACGTCGTCTCCCAAATTATGTTTCCAATGTAAAAACGAATATCATATTTGTATAGCAACGACATTTATCAATTTGTTAGGAAAATTAAATAAGACATAATTCGAAAGACGTTCAAAGGTGGGTATACGCTTGCAAATTCCAATATCGTATCagttatataaaaaagaaaaaaagaaaaacgatatATTTGCATATCGGTTGACGACGCTGAAGGATTCGAAGAGAGGAGCACTCTTGACAAGCGGATACCCACCTTAATACTCGTTGTCGAGCTTCTTCGAAGCTCTCATTAGGCAGGAGAGTTGATCTTATTGGACAGGAAGCAGGCTTGCATCGTTCGTTTTTTATACTAAAGATACCATGACTCGTTTCCTGGTGGTGGAGTGTAGCATCGCGATGTGACCGCTTCTTCGCGACGAGTGTGCTGTCAGCGAGGTTGTCACTGTGGTTCTGCTGCTACTGTTTGGACCACCGGTGCCGAAACAGTGATGAGGATTCGTCGCACACCATCCAGAAACCCAGGTGATCGCCTGCATGTTTCTATCGAACAAGAACCTACAGCTAGATTCTTGATGGTATCGAATGATTAATTTCACTGATCAGGCATCGTTTGTTATCGCAAACGGTTAAAGGGTTTAAATAATATCAAGTATCCCCGTTGTTTTTGACAACTCACCGTACAGTTTTACAAAATGACGTGCTGAAGAGGCAATATATGATCGGATTGGCAGCCGAGTTTAATGGCGTTAAACTCTGAATGAACGTGGCCACCGCGATGTTGGTCTGTGTTTCCGGTACGTAACCGTAAACTTGGAGGAGATCGAACACTATGTACGGACTCCAACAGAGAATGAATACTGAAAcagtagagaaagaaagaaggatttTACCGCGAggtaattgatattaattaaatttttcttattctaaAATCCTTCTTTCTTTAATTGAAGAGAAACCTAAACCTTTCTGGTAATAGTTTGATAATAAGAGCCAAGTTTAAAGATGGAATGCGAGAAGGAAAATGACGGAGCAAAGAACTTTTGCTTGGTGTTGTCTGAGCAAACAGGAAGGCGACTGATTAAAGGTTCCAGCTCAAGGAGAATTGGTTAAATGCTCGAGTTAGAGGATCGGATGGCAGGTGCCGGTGAACGAATAATCGGAAGCAATTGCGGATAACGAGGTGAACCAAGCATCCGGGACTTTCATCTTCTCGCGAGGCTACTCGAAAGACGAAGAATTGTTAGAGAATCGAATGCTTTACGAGGAGCCTTGCTCTCTTGTCTGCTAGCTTAGAAATCTTACGACTCTTTATCAAGAAACCTCTAGCAGAATCCTTTTAACGTTTCGACGTCTAACGAACTCGAAATCCTTCTTGCGATCCTTTGATCTCCAATTATTATTTCCGCCGTACACCTCATTCCGGTATCGTCGCTGATTCAATTATCAAACGTACCTACTTCTATTTACTCGgtaggaaagagaaaagaaagtggTAAAATTTTAACAGAATTATCTGGCCCTAGAATCACCTAGATTCCTCAAACATCGGAATAAACAGAATGAGATTCGGATCAGGTTCTTTAACGATCACTTATCCTGGTAACGAGCATATTTGGGCCGCTAATGGCCCGATTGTAACGAGGTAAAAGCATCGAATGAACGAGTTCATTGTACGAAACCTGCTGTGTGGTCGGGAGAAATGTTAAGCCATTGTTCGAGGGTTTGTCGAACTGAATAGGTTACACGTGTTTCCACAATTAACTACTTAACTCTTCGTACAATGGGTAGAAATAGAACGGTGATATTTTCTGGGGCGGAAAATTCAACGTTCACGATTAGTATAGTCGTAAGTGGATAAAATGTTAAGAAGGAATACCGATTGTATCGGAGAAAATTATACAGGCGACGCAATTCATTTTTATAGTTTTGTCGGTTTCAAAGCGCGCCAAAGGGAGCCGTTCGGAATCACAGAGGCTATCCTGCTCGTTTGATCCGTTTCGTTGGAAACGATCGTCCGGGAGAGCTGAAAAAGAGGAAATTTTCTGTCCGGCCATCGTGGAGAAGCGAATCTGATTAGTCCGGGCAATTCCAGGCACACGTAAACCCGTTCCCTCGAGGAATAAAGCGAAGACGATGGTACTTTGAGCGACAAGAAACTCGAAACTTCTACAACAGTGCTTGACAAATACAACTCGGATTCGTCATCTCTTCCTTCGTGTCCCGAGGTTACTTACTTTCAGCAAATAATTCCGTTCGATTTCCGTTATTTGCCACCGGCAAATCTGTGTCGCCTTCGAACGTCATTTCCTTGCGTCGAACTGTGCGTTAGATTCGAAGAAAAACAaagtatttttcagatttaacacCCTCCGAAGTTACAATTCCAAGATTGGCAATTTTCGACGAAACCAATTTCACGATATTGCGAATTTCAAATATCGTAACATCTTTAAAGATACGGTGGTCGCTTACCGAATACTATGACGAGAGTCATTTTCACCGTCTTGACCTTCGCTCGAGGGATCAGCCCTCTGGAAGACGCCCTCCTGGTGTCCCTGGTAGGTCCTTGGCGTAATGCTCCACCTTGTGACCATATAGTAGCTACGATCACAGCATAACAGCCCCCTATTATCAGAGCAGGTGCTATAAAGAGGGTAAAGCTGACCAGGCTCATGTAGATCCTCCACTGCAACGGAGAGCCCAGGTCAATCCAGCACTGTGTCTTCCCCTGGTAAACGATCCTGTCTATTATGCTCGTAGTACGACCAATTCACAAACAAAAATACACTAATCATAGCACGTTTCAACAAAATCCATCGTGATTAACGCTTAGGCAACAGTAGGCTGAGGGAATCGCTAATCTAACACGCGACgaacttaattaattttataattgttacCTGTATCCGTTTCTCCTCGTACAGGAATATGATTGGAACACTGAATAATGCCGACAAGCTCCAGGCACCGATGACCAGTGCTCTAGCTCTCCACCCTATTGAtcgaaatgataaaatttaaatgcCTTTCGGCGATCTTTCGATACCTTTCAAATTCAATATCTGTAAAACGAACGGCTGCTTTCAATATAGAATTCTCATGTCACGGCTCATTTTACGCTCTAAACTGAATGAACAGATGCACGTAAAGTCTAGGGTAACTGAAAGTTTCGCGTCTCCAAGTTTCCTCGTTTCCTCAGCCGCGAAACTTCCGCGACAGCTGGCGGTTTATAGAGaaaaacgagagagaaagatacGCGAATATACGTTCGATGCAATAAAGAAAGTTCCTCGAAATCGTATGTCACTAACAACCAACCCGTTATTCTCGTTACCAATTCGTCGAAGATTTATCGCAGCTACGTGGAAACGACGTTATTACTTCGAGTTATATGCATGCATTATAATATCCTGGGTGTTAATCAGATTCCGCGAAATCACCGCTTTAGCTGTAGCTTCTCCCGATTAAGTCTAAATTATGCGGCAGTTCGGTCGGACGAGCACCATGGAGGAAATTTCCTGCTAAGAGGAAGATATTAACCCTTTTCGCGCCTTCGTGcatagtttgaattatacaaTAGTAATATCGTGGTTGAAATGGAATGCAACTAACTAAGCTGTTAGATGCAGTGTTTACTCAGCGAAATTGTTATGTCGTTACTGTTTACTTGGTGTCGAAAACGAGAGCGGTTCGACAAGAATTTATATGATTTCGATTTGACAGGATATCTGGGTCAATAATGTACTTACACCTGCCAGTGAAATTCATCGGTCTGGTGATGGCATCGTATCTGTCGATCGACAGAGCGACAAGTACGTACGTAGAGCTGTAGGTAACAACAGCTTGCATGAATCGTATCAGTTTGCAAGCTACGTTGCCCGCGTGCCAGGTCACCGTCGTTCTCCAAATTATATCCGTTAGCACGGATATCAAGCCGACCAATAAATCTGCAACAAGATATATGGAACCGAGTAAAGTGATTCATCGCGAAAACAAGAGCTATTATTATAACAGCTTTCCAACGACCAACGACCACTTAATTCACCAATGAATGAACAGTCTGGAAAAAGATACACGGTTCGTTAACCCTTTTACTTTTCATTAACGATAAGCTTACAAAGTTGCCCTTAAAAGTctgaataaaaatgtattaaaattcaaataaaacttaCTTAAGATGTTAAaacaaggaaataaaaattcgggATTGGGAAAGAGGCGATCGACCCGAAAGTAACATAAACTGgagaacataaaataaaaacgaGATTGAAACTGGTTAAAGATAACATATTAAGACAATATATACAAACATCTTCTTTAATGCGAAATAAAAGATGAAAGGAATGCGGTACAGCCAGGAATGTCTGTTCTTAAAGGCGAATGGGTCGTTTGCATGCGGGCAATTAAGCAGGTGAAACCAGTGGCTAAAAGCTGTCGAAATTTTCGCTCCTTTACGAGCGAATAACCAGAGAATCTGATTTGCAGCTAATGAAAATCGATTATTGCGGAGAcgctataaaatttcaatttgtaaGCGATCCGTGCACAAGGGCGCTTAAACTACAAGTGACTGAAAGCAACATTTTTTTCCTGCACGTTCAATGCCGAAGAGTTTAATTGCAGCAAATATATAAGAGATTACCCACTTTCAACGTGGAAGGGAACTGACGATGGAAACGCGCGTTTTACGAACCGCGTGATTTTTCGCGCGGCGGGAAGGCCTATAAAGAAGCAGTTTAAAGGGATGTCGTATCGAGTACTGCGAGTTCTAGATGTGCCATTTGGTTACTCGTAAAAAAAACCCTTCGTGATGAGATTTCATTTTAGGGACTCCCTTGGGATTCGAACAGAATCCGGGACGGTGTACATATTTCTTCCGATATTGAAACTCGATTTGGACTTATCACTGGTGATGGGCTGGTAATCATTTCGAGCATATCTAtatttctcaaaactttcaatGTCGAATAAGATTTGTTTCATTTAACAAATTCAAATATATAATAGTGTGTCTTCGTTCCAACAGTACAAAGGATTTTCACTGTTTGTTTTTTTTCCACTTCATCTTTTCGACCCAGTTCCTTTCCATAGAACAATGGTCGCGATAAAGCGATTTCAAGAGAAATAGATGGCAAAAGAAGCGGAACGATTTCACCCtagctttttctttctttcctgtaGAAGGAGCAAAAATTGTTCGATATAGAGAGGTGTGTTGCATCGATAGCGTTTACGAGCTTGAGAACGTGAACTCGTTGTCGTCGAAAGAACAAGCGAGCTTTTACGTCCTTTAGCTTCTATATTATCATCTCTCGTATTTTTTCAAGGGTCTACATATATACTTTTCACAAGTGACGTTTTACAGCCTCTGGCGATTGAGTTACAACCGTTTAGTATTTCTAGAAACATAAAGCTCCTTCCTGTTGTAAATTCTTGACAGAAATTGCCGGCTTCGAAAGAAAGTTACTTTCAAAAGTCGCCAGTCATATTATTAGTATTAACTCTATCGAACGTAAAAGTTCAATGACTCGGGGTATATctcgtttcatttcatttggAAAAGTGAGTTTGTACGAGGTTGTAACAAACCAAAACCACCATCGAGTTACGATCGTTTCTTCTTACTTTCTGGCGCCGCGCTTTTCACCAAGGACAATGGACGCGAATGGATACCAAGAGAAACACAATGGCGGTGGATAAAAAGTgggaagaaagggaaagaaggATTTGTAAGGATTGAAACAGAATCGTTATGCGGACGAGCTACCATCCGCACGTATGTAGGTCCATGAACCAGTCAAAGTTTTCGTTATCATCTATACGAGAGCGTAAAGCTTGTCTCCGCGCGTCTAACTCTAAACGGAACGTAAATCTTTATAGCCACGAAGCTTGACTTTCGTATCTCTGGAAGGATATTTGCATCCGTTGGTTCCTCCTTCTGAACCGaggaaaatatataaaatggaTTTGAAAAATGTCAAAGTTAAAAGTTTATTTTGTTGCCTGTCGAGTGGAGCATTTGGAAATGTCAAAAATATAACGGGATTTCACGATTTAAAAGTCTCTTAACAAGTTTCggctaataaaatttttataatcctCAACGAtcataaaagtatttcaaattTAGTATTCCGAAAAATGACGTTCGGTTGAAATGGTCGAAAATCGATTTCGTTCCTCCACTTTCTTCCATTTTCCGCAAGCATAAGAAGCAAATCGTTCGCGAGTCGTGCAGTTACAAAGTACTTGGAAGAAGTAGTAAATTTAACGCTCTTCTATTTGAAAAACATCGAGAACGGAATCGAAGTTAAAAATATCCAGTTCGTTGTTCGCCACCATTTATGGGGATCCTTTTCCCGAATGAAAGCAGAATTTTCGACGCATCGTTCGAACAACTcacctgcaaacgccagttgTTTGATAAAAAAGTCCATCCTTGTCTTTCGACGTTTGCCCCATAGGAGGCCAATTAGCACCGCTATGTTGCCCACCACTATCATCGCGAATAGTAGCCATAACACAGTGAATTGTTCCGTCTGCAACAAGaaaaaccatttttttttttttttaattatcattaaaatattaGGAGCATCCGTTAAAGAGAAAACACGATCGTCCTGTTAATTGATTCGTTTGCGTGGGCACGCGACAAAGGGATTGTGCGAACGCAGACATTTTTCACCGTTGAAATCGCTGTCATGGCTGCCCAATCGGGCTACCGTCATAAATCAACGCCTATCCGATGAACATGGTATTTATTAGCGGGATAATTACGAGTAAGAGGAACGTCACCGAAGGCGATGTCAAAGTTTCGCAATGCATCCGGACGAGCCATGGATCGATGGTGGATCGATGGTCGTTAACACGTTTGCCACCATGGTGGCCACCGGTTAAGACCGACGTCTCAAATGCGATGtaatcaataattaataaaacagcCGAGGAAGCAATATTCAATTACACAAGGTAATAAATTGAaggcttaaatttgaaaattaattacaggtATCAAACAATTAAAGGAATACAGATGGACGGAAGGTTTCGAGTGTCATTAAAATTGTATCTAGCTcattggaaacaataaactgaataattattatagttTGCCGTACTAAATACGGTTATTTCTACTGTTCCAATCAACGTTTTGAAACTTCTCGGTTTCCAGGTGGGTCAATCTAGAACCCGTACCAATATATTCTGAGAAACTTTCTCCATGACAGGATTATTAAAGCGAGCAAACAAGCAATCTGCAAGCAATCAAGGaggtaaaacaaaaaacaatGCGAAATGGTAATTCAGATTCAACCACTCCACGGGCGGCCAGAAAAGTTCAAGTATTGTAACCCTTCAAAGGATATATGTACAGAGTGGTTCGTTAAAGATGAAACGTTTAATTAGTTGCTTTTAAAGGGAGAGTGAAAtaaaagggggaaaaagaaattgaagttaCTTTGCAAGACAAAATCAGATCTTTCTTCACGTGTATCTGATGATTCAAATTTATCATTGCCCATTGGCTTGCTTATCACTTTAGCCAGATTCTAGGTCAAGAGGTTAATGCGAAAATTAAGCGCAATTGCATTACATAGTATGAAATTATAACGCTTTCTATACTTCATCTTTCCGGGATCAAATTAGCATGTCAAGTAGCACAGTCATCAAGAAA is drawn from Osmia lignaria lignaria isolate PbOS001 chromosome 14, iyOsmLign1, whole genome shotgun sequence and contains these coding sequences:
- the LOC117609219 gene encoding uncharacterized protein LOC117609219 isoform X1 codes for the protein MSCVHYQSSDPSRDRSYYDGQCNRFVSSSYNPRNQTADTYRSGYCAGWRMHEFQGNNVETPTPGKGEPTFSDPRIHTPRATYKQETTIHGDQLAIEKMQTKIKFLENSNIVMQTRNQKLITENKALMSRLEEEQDEVRGLEKKITSLQEELDCNKLKLEEMKKEAEASKKNACMLKANATSTTNIPRIDRGVQVWAVCMGCRKKLESCEKQPPTVTITKSELEVLEKDMQTLRDTIIAREEAWDKAMEREENYRQQLTRLTTETITARHLSETRHDELKTMTNALSEKESELKTLEKDNFNLRKLLAKHYNVYQRGQEGIEINEKDQRYIEEVARMTSVKSKQKQKSKSACSERTPHTIAHQTAISPRERSVKTMKDQTSSLRETKR
- the LOC117609219 gene encoding uncharacterized protein LOC117609219 isoform X2 gives rise to the protein MSCVHYQSSDPSRDRSYYDGQCNRFVSSSYNPRNQTADTYRSGYCAGWRMHEFQGNNVETPTPGKGEPTFSDPRIHTPRATYKQETTIHGDQLAIEKMQTKIKFLENSNIVMQTRNQKLITENKALMSRLEEEQDEVRGLEKKITSLQEELDCNKLKLEEMKKEAEASKKNACMLKANATSTTNIPRIDRGVQVWAVCMGCRKKLESCEKQPPTVTITKSELEVLEKDMQTLRDTIIAREEAWDKAMEREENYRQQLTRLTTETITARHLSETRHDELKTMTNALSESELKTLEKDNFNLRKLLAKHYNVYQRGQEGIEINEKDQRYIEEVARMTSVKSKQKQKSKSACSERTPHTIAHQTAISPRERSVKTMKDQTSSLRETKR
- the CCAP-R gene encoding crustacean cardioactive peptide receptor isoform X2, with the translated sequence MSVERNVEEIDRNENGNRTENRSSYLPEFFNITLPDVNATDEIDSFYFYETEQFTVLWLLFAMIVVGNIAVLIGLLWGKRRKTRMDFFIKQLAFADLLVGLISVLTDIIWRTTVTWHAGNVACKLIRFMQAVVTYSSTYVLVALSIDRYDAITRPMNFTGRWWRARALVIGAWSLSALFSVPIIFLYEEKRIQWRIYMSLVSFTLFIAPALIIGGCYAVIVATIWSQGGALRQGPTRDTRRASSRGLIPRAKVKTVKMTLVIVFVFILCWSPYIVFDLLQVYGYVPETQTNIAVATFIQSLTPLNSAANPIIYCLFSTSFCKTVRNMQAITWVSGWCATNPHHCFGTGGPNSSSRTTVTTSLTAHSSRRSGHIAMLHSTTRKRVMVSLV
- the CCAP-R gene encoding crustacean cardioactive peptide receptor isoform X1; its protein translation is MSVERNVEEIDRNENGNRTENRSSYLPEFFNITLPDVNATDEIDSFYFYETEQFTVLWLLFAMIVVGNIAVLIGLLWGKRRKTRMDFFIKQLAFADLLVGLISVLTDIIWRTTVTWHAGNVACKLIRFMQAVVTYSSTYVLVALSIDRYDAITRPMNFTGRWWRARALVIGAWSLSALFSVPIIFLYEEKRIQGKTQCWIDLGSPLQWRIYMSLVSFTLFIAPALIIGGCYAVIVATIWSQGGALRQGPTRDTRRASSRGLIPRAKVKTVKMTLVIVFVFILCWSPYIVFDLLQVYGYVPETQTNIAVATFIQSLTPLNSAANPIIYCLFSTSFCKTVRNMQAITWVSGWCATNPHHCFGTGGPNSSSRTTVTTSLTAHSSRRSGHIAMLHSTTRKRVMVSLV